In Pseudomonas oryzicola, one DNA window encodes the following:
- a CDS encoding tyrosine-type recombinase/integrase produces MATIEQRPNGAWRTKIRRKGYPTLSATFDTKAEAQRWAAEIEGDMSRARFVDMREAESTTLEEALDRYSREVTSAKKGAKQEMTRIAKWKKHKLAKKGLAAIRSSDMAAYRDDELKEGKSTATVKLDLAVISHLYTVAIKDWGIEGLSNPVARLRMPKGAKSRDRRPTAQELKDVIKAAGDIHAEMPAIIGIAVETAMRRSELLTLRRENVKAKHVILEDTKNGTRRLVPLSVRARNLLESLPARLDGKVFSLVPHSVSQYFTRACRAANVEDLHFHDLRHEGTSRLFEKGLSMMEVSTITGHKSLSMLKRYTHLCPDTLADKLG; encoded by the coding sequence ATGGCCACTATCGAGCAGCGCCCCAACGGGGCATGGCGGACCAAGATCCGCCGAAAAGGATATCCGACCCTCTCCGCGACCTTCGACACCAAGGCCGAGGCCCAGCGCTGGGCTGCCGAAATCGAAGGCGACATGTCGCGCGCCAGGTTCGTCGACATGCGCGAGGCGGAGAGCACGACCTTGGAAGAGGCCCTTGACCGCTACTCCCGCGAGGTGACTTCAGCCAAGAAGGGCGCCAAGCAGGAAATGACCCGCATCGCCAAGTGGAAGAAGCACAAGCTGGCGAAGAAGGGCCTGGCCGCGATCCGGTCAAGCGATATGGCTGCATATAGGGATGATGAGCTCAAGGAAGGGAAGTCCACCGCGACGGTCAAGCTCGACCTGGCGGTGATCAGCCACCTTTATACAGTGGCCATCAAGGACTGGGGTATTGAGGGGCTGAGCAACCCGGTAGCTCGGCTGAGAATGCCGAAGGGGGCGAAGTCGCGCGATCGGCGGCCGACTGCCCAGGAGCTGAAGGATGTGATCAAGGCGGCAGGCGATATCCACGCTGAGATGCCGGCGATCATCGGTATTGCGGTAGAGACGGCGATGCGCCGTAGCGAACTGCTGACGCTCCGTCGCGAGAACGTCAAAGCGAAGCACGTGATTCTGGAAGACACCAAGAACGGTACCCGTCGACTGGTCCCGCTGTCTGTCCGGGCGCGCAATCTGCTGGAGTCGCTGCCGGCGCGCCTGGATGGCAAGGTGTTCTCCCTGGTCCCGCACTCGGTCAGCCAATATTTCACCCGGGCCTGCCGGGCGGCTAACGTTGAAGACCTGCATTTCCATGACCTTCGCCATGAAGGGACGTCGAGGCTGTTCGAAAAAGGTCTGTCGATGATGGAGGTCAGCACAATCACGGGGCACAAGTCCTTGAGCATGCTCAAGCGCTACACGCATCTGTGCCCCGATACCCTGGCTGACAAGCTCGGTTAA
- a CDS encoding helix-turn-helix transcriptional regulator yields the protein MEPEIIHIPELAKLLGRSESAIRSARQAGASWLPPFFKQGSRICWRVSTVRQFLQECESGLHTPAKPGRKRQAPPTLASVR from the coding sequence ATGGAACCAGAAATCATCCACATCCCCGAACTGGCCAAGCTCCTTGGCCGGTCCGAATCCGCCATCCGCAGCGCCCGGCAGGCCGGGGCATCCTGGCTGCCGCCGTTCTTCAAACAAGGCAGCCGGATCTGCTGGCGGGTCAGCACGGTGCGCCAGTTTTTGCAGGAGTGCGAGAGCGGACTGCACACTCCGGCGAAGCCAGGCCGGAAGCGCCAGGCGCCCCCGACGCTCGCCAGCGTGCGTTAA